In Ostrea edulis chromosome 4, xbOstEdul1.1, whole genome shotgun sequence, a single window of DNA contains:
- the LOC125670036 gene encoding uncharacterized protein LOC125670036: MNKDRHDILYNQARNLLNYDVKKVWFDIDPYFERRERDDQELPNFEPRQSTILCEKLEFTGRIERNELQADEFWDFLYSDKWNHGCSIRILEGQLFDQIQTQLHKLLKRQKIGQHRTFAFARNKRAQRGCYTLANQKSCDEMEEILLLEFTYYGRVHSPRLYESTCSSYEGTTSGIYSQNRSSETEADFIPLVRRGASTDSKDLSLILPPIKHRRSVDISERTAHKKRPTPAKRTKGRPTRVIRKPPESTPKEISNVSSDSDYKSLPPLTNLKHLRCTENVVYGKDTVWEEVPLSENVLDLGEEFYLSDIVKEREKQTHADYESVSKKLAKCKFELLKRKEEKKKREICSTEKSSCITPMPSFDIEKIQLDKTMPRGPIFKFRFPEIPSFEQLIAILESEECHDSFSKPLRKKVTDRHNFINLQQSLRKRKMTMGKLKTASVGGKKDAIETKSRSPVSRTLSPVVAVPQKKPNMLATMSEEENIGTLAAKVKGVTNSRKCEIHVHNYIEKIKRCKESKVNSVLESFCITNIPIILLTSPSGEISILSDVATFSALRKYVRKKVKPGKKKMAKSLKGEGSEFMSSSFDTNKLNLQYSLERMDNFLKKKSDYENRAQTCGQLMIPEDSKSEKRISTFERIEPSIGIRRLKTKTLQQKERKPVEQIGLPNVTEFSLIDFEVRLLQSLDDFLVRKEHVVSTINGKSLTTITFTKKSVFK, from the exons ATGAACAAAGACAGGCACGATATTCTCTACAATCAAGCACGCAATTTGCTGAATTATGATGTGAAGAAGGTATGGTTTGATATCGACCCCTATTTTGAGAGGAGAGAAAGGGACGACCAAGAGTTGCCAAACTTCGAACCTCGTCAGTCAACCATTTTGTGCGAAAAACTCGAGTTCACAGGTCGGATAGAGCGTAATGAGTTGCAAGCAG ATGAGTTTTGGGACTTCTTGTACTCCGACAAATGGAATCATGGTTGCTCGATAAGAATTCTCGAAGGACAACTCTTCGATCAAATACAGACCCAACTTCACAAATTGTTAAAGCGACAGAAGATCGGTCAACATCGAACATTCGCGTTCGCTAGGAACAAAAGAGCTCAGCGAGGGTGTTACACATTGGCTAATCAAAAG AGCTGTGACGAGATGGAAGAGATTTTGTTGTTGGAGTTTACATATTATGGTCGTGTTCATTCACCACGACTGTATGAATCTACCTGCAGTTCCTACGAAGGAACCACATCTGGTATATATTCCCAAAACAGATCCAGCGAGACAGAGGCAGATTTTATTCCCCTTGTCCGGAGAGGAG CCTCCACCGACAGCAAGGATTTATCCCTCATTTTACCCCCAATCAAACACAGACGATCAGTTGATATTTCAGAAAGGACAGCGCACAAAAAAAGGCCAACGCCTGCAAAACGAACGAAAGGAAGACCAACACGAGTAATCCGAAAGCCCCCCGAATCCACCCCAAAAGAGATCAGTAACGTTAGTTCGGACAGCGATTACAAATCTCTGCCTCCACTCACAAACTTGAAACATTTAAGATGCACAGAGAACGTTGTATATGGAAAAGATACTGTCTGGGAGGAAGTACCACTGAGCGAAAACGTTCTAGACTTGGGTGAAGAATTTTACTTGTCAGATATAGTGAAGGAACGTGAAAAACAAACCCATGCAGATTACGAGTCTGTTAGCAAAAAGTTGGCGAAGTGCAAATTTGAACTGCTTAAGAGAaaggaagaaaagaaaaaacgaGAAATTTGTTCTACAGAGAAGAGTTCATGTATTACGCCCATGCCGAGCTTTGATATCGAGAAAATACAACTAGATAAAACAATGCCTAGGGGACCAATTTTCAAGTTTCGCTTTCCAGAAATTCCCAGTTTTGAACAATTAATCGCCATATTGGAATCCGAAGAATGCCATGATTCTTTTTCTAAACCGTTGCGGAAGAAAGTTACTGACAGACACAATTTCATTAACTTACAACAGTCActtagaaaaagaaaaatgacaATGGGGAAACTGAAGACCGCAAGTGTTGGCGGAAAGAAAGATGCAATAGAAACTAAAAGCCGATCTCCCGTGTCGCGCACCTTATCGCCTGTGGTTGCCGTCCCCCAAAAGAAACCCAATATGCTCGCCACTATGTCAGAGGAGGAAAACATCGGTACCTTGGCAGCAAAGGTCAAAGGTGTTacaaattcaagaaaatgcgaGATTCATGTtcacaattatattgaaaagaTAAAACGCTGTAAAGAGAGTAAAGTGAACTCGGTTTTAGAATCTTTCTGTATCACCAATATTCCAATCATCTTACTGACGTCTCCTTCTGGTGAGATATCAATCCTCTCGGATGTTGCCACATTCAGTGCTTTAAGAAAGTATGTACGAAAGAAGGTCAAAcctggaaaaaagaaaatggcCAAGTCTCTAAAGGGAGAAGGCAGTGAGTTTATGTCCTCTTCTTTTGACACAAACAAACTCAACTTGCAATACAGTCTCGAAAGGATGGACAATTTCTTGAAGAAAAAGTCCGACTATGAAAACAGAGCTCAGACATGTGGTCAACTCATGATACCCGAGGACTCTAAAAGTGAGAAAAGAATATCAACATTTGAGAGAATCGAACCCTCAATTGGCATCAGAAGATTAAAGACTAAAACATTGCAACAAAAAGAGAGGAAACCGGTTGAACAGATAGGATTGCCAAATGTTACCGAATTTTCATTGATCGATTTTGAAGTAAGGCTGCTCCAGTCTTTAGATGATTTCCTTGTTCGTAAAGAACATGTGGTTTCTACCATCAACGGAAAATCTTTAACAACTATAACATTCACAAAAaaatctgtctttaaataa
- the LOC125670037 gene encoding ubiquitin-conjugating enzyme E2 D2-like has protein sequence MALKRLAKELKDITSDPPAGCSAGPEVDTDMFSWKATIQGPDDSPYSGGLYFLKIQFPTDYPFKPPKVSFTTKIYHPNINSNGNICLDILRSQWSPALTVSKVLLSINALMTDPNPDDPLMPEIAKLYKTDRAKYNKMAMEWTKKYAS, from the exons ATGGCTCTGAAAAGGTTGGCAAAG gAATTGAAAGACATCACATCAGACCCTCCTGCAGGTTGTTCAGCTGGTCCAGAGGTAGACACAGACA TGTTCAGTTGGAAAGCAACGATTCAAGGACCG GATGATAGCCCTTATTCTGGTGGACTCTATTTCCTGAAGATACAGTTTCCCACAGATTACCCATTTAAACCTCCCAAA GTTTCCTTTACAACAAAGATTTACCATCCAAACATCAACAGCAATGGCAATATTTGTCTGGACATCCTCAGATCTCAGTGGTCACCAGCACTCACTGTTTCAAAAG TCCTGTTGTCCATAAATGCCTTGATGACAGATCCAAATCCAGATGATCCACTGATGCCAGAAATTGCCAAGCTGTACAAGACAGACCGTGCAAAATACAACAAAATGGCCATGGAGTGGACCAAGAAGTACGCCAGTTAA